In the genome of Halictus rubicundus isolate RS-2024b chromosome 9, iyHalRubi1_principal, whole genome shotgun sequence, one region contains:
- the LOC143357292 gene encoding peptidoglycan-recognition protein LC, whose translation MGMVTLVQQHQQTEQDQYQKDRDLSNRTVVIECHEPEDCCAETTESPKDTALVIHGGDSLASSSTQCSEVENDDEEEEEETDTEDDEWIPDLPVPAVLQQHQQVTTADGNLVLPNADVSNFGEVRVKNSSNVHLGNKTFYKGPVTIKQFVYTNPVPIQANDAIKNDASPKTFDSTNAPDGTLTLRQKVLSWLWSWRCAAFTCVLTIILALVVATACVYITYNTVEDDDGISDNSANTSVSEGPIVENIRFIERNEWGAQPPSEPLTKMKLPVPYVIISHTATEGCTMQSECTFRVRFAQSFHIESRHWSDIAYNFLAGGDGYVYVGRNWDYMGAHAFGFNNISIGISFIGTFNTVKPNKRQLHAVQKLIDLGVKTKKIATNYKLLAHRQVSGTLSPGDALYGIIQTWPHWSPTP comes from the exons ATGGGTATGGTGACATTGGTGCAGCAACATCAGCAAACAGAACAGGACCAGTACCAAAAGGACCGAGACCTGTCGAACCGCACCGTCGTGATTGAGTGTCACGAACCTGAAGACTGCTGTGCCGAAACTACAGAGTCCCCGAAAGATACCGCGCTCGTTATCCATGGAGGCGATAGCCTCGCCAGTTCTTCTACGCAGTGCAGTGAGGTAGAGAACgacgatgaagaagaagaggaagaaacggATACCGAGGATGACGAGTGGATACCGGATTTACCTGTGCCGGCAGTGCTTCAGCAACACCAACAAGTGACCACCGCGGACGGTAACTTGGTGTTGCCAAACGCTGACGTTTCGAACTTCGGTGAAGTGCGCGTGAAGAACTCGTCTAACGTGCACCTCGGTAACAAAACGTTTTACAAGGGCCCGgtgactataaagcagtttgtTTATACGAATCCGGTTCCGATACAGGCGAATGACGCTATTAAGAACGACGCTAGTCCAAAGACATTCGATTCCACGAATGCGCCCGACGGTACGCTCACGTTGCGACAAAAAG TGCTAAGTTGGTTATGGAGTTGGAGGTGCGCAGCGTTCACATGTGTTCTAACCATAATTCTCGCCCTTGTTGTGGCCACCGCTTGTGTGTACATCACGTATAATACCGTGGAAGACGATGACGGAATTTCCGATAATTCGGCGAACACTTCTGTGTCCGAGG GTCCAATAGTGGAGAACATACGGTTCATTGAACGAAACGAATGGGGTGCTCAACCACCGTCGGAGCCGCTGACCAAAATGAAACTTCCGGTACCATACGTGATCATAAGTCATACGGCGACCGAGGGATGCACCATGCAATCGGAATGTACGTTTCGGGTTCGATTCGCTCAAAGTTTTCATATCGAGTCTCGACATTGGTCGGACATCGCCTATAATTTTCTGGCTGGCGGTGATGGGTATGTGTACGTTGGCCGAAACTGGGACTACATGGGCGCTCATGCTTTCGGCTTCAACAATATCAGCATAGGCATCTCTTTCATAGGCACATTCAACACTGTCAAGCCAAACAAAAGACAGCTGCACGCTGTTCAAAAACTCATCGATTTGGGGGTAAAGACCAAGAAAATCGCTACAAATTATAAACTATTAGCACACCGACAAGTCTCCGGCACTTTAAGCCCCGGCGATGCTTTGTACGGAATCATTCAAACGTGGCCCCATTGGTCACCCACGCCATGA